One window from the genome of Magnolia sinica isolate HGM2019 chromosome 4, MsV1, whole genome shotgun sequence encodes:
- the LOC131242714 gene encoding 22.7 kDa class IV heat shock protein-like, giving the protein MRASLLLGLVILGMALPAKGLMPYARSVWDMMLPNEDPFRILEQMPLTIPKGIETLALARADWKETSQAHVISLDVPGLKKEDVKIEVEENRVLRISGERKNEEEVEGEKWHRAERTSGRFWRQFRLPGNADLDSIKAHLEDGVLRITVPKLADEKKRQPKVVNIMEESKGQDLKASRVDA; this is encoded by the exons atgagggcTTCTCTGCTTTTGGGGTTAGTGATCTTAGGGATGGCCCTGCCAGCAAAGGGCCTGATGCCTTACGCAAGGAGCGTGTGGGACATGATGTTACCAAACGAAGATCCTTTCAGGATCTTAGAGCAGATGCCTCTCACTATTCCCAAGGGGATCGAGACCTTGGCTCTCGCACGTGCCGACTGGAAGGAGACTTCTCAAGCTCACGTGATTTCTCTCGACGTACCAG GGTTAAAAAAGGAAGACGTAAAAATAGAGGTAGAGGAGAATAGAGTGCTGAGGATAAGTGGGGAAAGGAAGAACGAAGAGGAAGTAGAAGGAGAGAAATGGCACAGGGCAGAGCGAACTTCTGGAAGGTTCTGGAGGCAGTTCAGGCTCCCAGGCAATgctgacttggactcgatcaaggcccaccttgaggaTGGTGTGCTAAGGATAACCGTCCCAAAGCTGGCCGATGAGAAGAAAAGGCAGCCGAAGGTGGTAAacatcatggaggaatccaagggtCAGGATCTCAAGGCATCAAGGGTAGATGCGTAA